AGGCGCGGGAACCTGCTGACTGCCGGCTCGAAGAGCCTCGTCGGGATGAACTTGAAGTCCCCGGTTATGGCTATGTTGTGAAGCCCGTTGCCTATGTGGAGGTGGACTATCGATGAACCGAGTATGTGGCCGGCGTTGTGTAGGGTAAGTCTCATGTCCGGTGCGATGTCGCGAACCTCGCCGTAGTCGAGGGTTATCGTGTGCTTGATGACCTCCTTTATGTCCCTCGGCCTGTAGAGCGGCTCGACACCGTTCATCTGCTGTATCTCGATGAAATCCTGCTGGAGGAGCACCATCAGGTCCCTGGTCGGGGGAGTCGTGTATATCGGCCCGTCGAAGAGCTTGTAGCGGAAGAGGTACGGGAGCATTCCGCTGTGGTCGAGGTGGGCGTGGGTTATGATGATAGCATCGAGTAACCCGGCATCGAGGACGTACCTGAACTCGGGCGCGTCAAAGTGCGGAAATGCCTTCTTGGGGTCGCGGAGGGCGGCTATGTTAACACCGAAGTCCACCAGAACGTAGCTCTCGTTTGTCTGGACTAGGAGGGCACTCCTGCCGACTTCGCGGAAGCCTCCAAGGCTGGTTATTCTAATCCATTCGCTTTTCAGCTCGGGTTTGCGGTAGATGTTCCGGCCGACCTGGCGGAGGAACTTTCTCCTGTCCCTCGCCTCTGCCTGGAGTATCTGCCTTATCGAGTATATGGTCTGGCTCTGAAGCGGCGGCGTCCTTATGACGCGGGGTGCCCAGTGAACCCTCTGGGTTATCAGGCGGAGCGTTTCGCCGTTCTTCCCTATGACCAGACCGGGCTTTTTGGCCTCTATGAGGACCTCACCAACGGACGGGTCAAAGCTTATGTTGGTTATCTCGGCCTCCGCCGGGACTATCTGTTTTATCATCTCCTCTGCCCTCTCGGGGGGGAGGAGGACTTCCGGGTCTGGGCGGACGCTGATGCGCTTCTTGAGAACCTTGGCGAGGTTCTTGATGAGCTCACCGTCCTGCATTATGGCCTCGGGGTTCTTGACGTATATGACCAGTTCCGGCCCTTCGAATTCGACATCCGTTATCCTGGCCTCCCTAGGAACCATCTGGCTTATTACGGCCTTTATGTCGCGTAGAATGTCATCAACGAAAGTTTCTCTCCTTATCAAAGTCACCACCTCACTTTAGAAGAGCCCCTATCTCCTCCTTGCTCAGCTCCCTGTAACCGTCTTTCGTCACGGTAACCAGGGTTATTCCATCCCCAGTGAAAACATCACGCCTTGTGGCTATCTTTATCGCCTTGAGGGCAAGCTTAATGCCCTCCTCAAGCTTCATGTCTTCGCCATAGCCATCCTCAAGAACCGCGAAGGCAAACTCCATTCCCGATCCCGCGGCGGTAAACCTGTCCTCGGTAACACCGCCGGCCATGTCTATCGAGTACAGTCCGGGCTTCTCGTCATAGCCCGCTATGAGAAACCACCCAAAGTACGGCATGAACCTGCTGCCGTGAAGGATGTTAGAAGTCAGCGTAGCAAGGGCCCTCACGCTCATCTCGTTCCCGACCTTGGCCCTGTACAGCCTAGCCTCGGCCCTCAGAAGCCTGACGAGCGAGAGGATGTCCCCAACGCTTCCAGCACCGGCCAAGGCCAAGTGGTCGTCTATCTGGAATACCTTTGTGACGTTCCCTGAAAGCACCATATTGCCGAGTGATGCCCTCTTGTCTGCCGCTAGGACGACGCCGTCCTTACATACAATGCCGACCGTAGTCGTTCCCTTTAGCTTTTCAGCCAATTACAACACCCCTGCTGGTAT
This genomic interval from Thermococcus sp. contains the following:
- a CDS encoding beta-CASP ribonuclease aCPSF1; this encodes MIRRETFVDDILRDIKAVISQMVPREARITDVEFEGPELVIYVKNPEAIMQDGELIKNLAKVLKKRISVRPDPEVLLPPERAEEMIKQIVPAEAEITNISFDPSVGEVLIEAKKPGLVIGKNGETLRLITQRVHWAPRVIRTPPLQSQTIYSIRQILQAEARDRRKFLRQVGRNIYRKPELKSEWIRITSLGGFREVGRSALLVQTNESYVLVDFGVNIAALRDPKKAFPHFDAPEFRYVLDAGLLDAIIITHAHLDHSGMLPYLFRYKLFDGPIYTTPPTRDLMVLLQQDFIEIQQMNGVEPLYRPRDIKEVIKHTITLDYGEVRDIAPDMRLTLHNAGHILGSSIVHLHIGNGLHNIAITGDFKFIPTRLFEPAVSRFPRLETLIMESTYGGSNDYQMPREEAEKRLIEVIHQTIRRKGKVLIPAMAVGRAQEIMMVLEEYARVGGIDVPIYLDGMIWEATAIHTAYPEYLSKHLREQIFHEGYNPFLNPIFKSVANSRERQDIIDSGEPAIIIATSGMLVGGPSVEYFKQLAPDPKNSMIFVSYQAEGTLGRQVQRGLREIPLVGEGGKTEVVKVNMEVHTIDGFSGHADRRELISYIARLRPRPERVITVHGEPHKCLDLSTSIHKKFGISTRAPNNLDAIRLK
- the psmB gene encoding archaeal proteasome endopeptidase complex subunit beta, which encodes MAEKLKGTTTVGIVCKDGVVLAADKRASLGNMVLSGNVTKVFQIDDHLALAGAGSVGDILSLVRLLRAEARLYRAKVGNEMSVRALATLTSNILHGSRFMPYFGWFLIAGYDEKPGLYSIDMAGGVTEDRFTAAGSGMEFAFAVLEDGYGEDMKLEEGIKLALKAIKIATRRDVFTGDGITLVTVTKDGYRELSKEEIGALLK